A window from Setaria italica strain Yugu1 chromosome VIII, Setaria_italica_v2.0, whole genome shotgun sequence encodes these proteins:
- the LOC101779162 gene encoding aspartic proteinase nepenthesin-1 codes for MTRIEPAINLTRAAHKSHQRLSMLADRLDATSGGAQAPLQLDGDGGAYDMNFSIGTPPQKLSALADTGSDLIWVKCGPCTQCAPQGSPSYYPNTSSSFSLLSCSSGLCRNLESQSLASCAVGGAECDYRYLYGLAADSHHYTQGYLGSEIFTLGGDAAPGIGFGCTNMSEGGYGTGSGLVGLGRGPLSLVSQLNAGAFSYCLASDASKASPLLFGSGALTGAGVQSTPLISGASPSFYTVNLKSISIGAATSPGTGSGGIIFDSGTTVAFLAEPAYSLAKAALLSQTTNLTLAPGRAGFEVCFLTPPSGDAFPTMVLHFDGGDMALPTENYFGEVVTGVTCWIVQRSPSLSIVGNIMQMNFHVRYDVDKSVLSFQPANCNSL; via the coding sequence ATGACCCGCATCGAACCGGCCATAAACCTAACACGGGCTGCTCATAAGTCTCACCAACGGCTGTCGATGCTCGCCGACCGGCTCGACGCTACCTCGGGCGGCGCGCAGGCCCCGCTGCAGCTTgacggtgacggcggcgccTACGACATGAACTTCTCCATCGGCACGCCGCCGCAGAAGCTGTCGGCGCTCGCCGACACCGGCAGCGACCTCATCTGGGTCAAGTGCGGTCCGTGCACCCAGTGCGCACCGCAGGGCTCGCCATCCTACTACCCGAACACCTCCTCGTCTTTCTCCTTGCTATCGTGCTCCAGCGGCCTCTGCCGTAATCTGGAATCCCAGTCGCTCGCGTCgtgcgccgtcggcggcgccgagTGCGACTACCGGTACCTCTacggcctcgccgccgactCGCACCACTACACGCAGGGTTACCTCGGAAGCGAGATCTTCAcgctcggcggcgacgccgcgccGGGAATCGGCTTCGGCTGCACGAACATGTCGGAGGGCGGCTACGGCACCGGCTCCGGCCTCGTTGGGCTCGGCCGTGGGCCGCTATCCCTCGTCTCGCAGCTCAACGCCGGCGCCTTCTCGTACTGCCTCGCCAGCGACGCCTCCAAAGCGAGCCCTCTCCTGTTCGGCTCCGGCGCCTTGACGGGTGCCGGCGTCCAGTCCACGCCGCTTATCTCGGGCGCCAGCCCCAGCTTCTACACCGTCAACCTGAAGAGCATCTCGATCGGCGCGGCGACGTCGCCGGGGACCGGGAGTGGCGGCATCATCTTCGACTCCGGCACGACGGTGGCGTTCCTCGCGGAGCCGGCGTACTCGCTGGCGAAAGCGGCGCTCCTGTCGCAGACGACGAACCTCACCTTAGCGCCGGGCAGGGCCGGGTTCGAGGTCTGCTTCCTGACGCCCCCCAGCGGAGACGCCTTCCCGACCATGGTGCTGCACTTCGACGGCGGCGACATGGCCCTGCCGACGGAGAACTACTTCGGGGAGGTGGTTACTGGCGTGACCTGCTGGATCGTGCAGAGGTCGCCGAGCCTGTCTATTGTCGGCAACATCATGCAGATGAACTTCCACGTCCGGTACGACGTCGACAAGTCGGTGCTGTCCTTCCAGCCGGCTAACTGCAACAGCCTCTGA